The sequence TACTGTCAGTGCGCAGGCACTAGTTCCGCTGTTCTGCTCCCGGGTGCATTTCCACGCGCATTGCCATGGTTGCTCTTACAGCCTGGAAGCAACCTCTCTGAAAGGAAAGCATTGTGTACTTCTCCCGGTCATCACATTTTAAATATAAGTAAACCAGTCGGAATACTTCTGATTCATTATACTAGAGGGACAAAAGCCATGTCAAGGGGGCTACCTCACTCGTTCCAGGGAGCGTTCCAAGCGTTTGAGGGAGCGTTCTTTGCCCAGTATGGGCGCCAGACTGAACAGTTCCGGCCCGTGCATTTGACCGGTCAGAGCCACCCGGATAGGCATGAATACCTTTTTATTGGGCAACTTGAGTTCCTTGGCAATACTTTTCATCAAAGCCTGAGTAGCGGGAATGTCCAGCGTTTCCACGGCCGCAAGTTTGTCGCGGAAGGCATCCATGACCTGAGGAATATCTGGGTCCAGGAGAATGTCTCTGGCTTCCTGGCTTTCAAATTCAAACTCATCGGAAAAAAAGATGCCTACATGATCGACGATCTGGGCCCCAAAGCTTAGCTGCTCCCGTACGGCCCACACCACCATTTCCAGCCAGGCCTTTTTCTCAGGAGTCAAATCCTCTTCATTCACATAACCTGATTTGATGAGATGAGGCAAGGTTAAGGCCAGCAGTTGGTCAGCCGTCAATTTTTTTATGTATTGGGCATTAATCCAGTTCAATTTGTCGATATCGAAAACCGCCGGATTTTTAGCCACCCGATCCATAGAAAACTGCTCAATGAGCTCCTCGCTGGTAAATAGCTCCTGTTCACCGGCTGGCGCCCAGCCCAGCAAAGCCAGAAAGTTAACGATGGCTTCCGGCAAATATCCCAGATTGCGGTATTGGTCCACCGAGGTAGCGCCGTGGCGCTTGCTCATTTTGGTGCGATCCTTACCGAGGATCAGTGAGATGTGGCCGAATGCCGGCGTTTGAAAACCCAGAGCCTGATACAAAAGGATTTGGCGGGGCGTATTGGAAAGGTGTTCCTCAGCCCGGATGACGTGGCTGATGTGCATCAGAGCATCGTCAATAACTACCGCATAGTTATAAACCGGAATGCCGTCGGATTTCACAATGACAAAATCACCAATACCGTCGGATTCAAAACTTACTACACCGCGTACCTGATCGGAAAATACAATCTGCTGGTGTTCCGGCACATGAAACCGTACCGTCGGTTTGCGTCCTTCGGCGATAAACTGCTGTTTTTGAGCCTCAGACAGATGCCGGCAGCGTCCCAGATAGCGGGGAGTCTCACCTTTGCCGGATAATTCCTGCCTTTCGGCCTCCAGTTCGTCTTCGCTGCAGTAGCAATAGTAGGCTTTTCCTTCGGATATCAGTTTATCCGTATACTGCTGGTAAAACTCCAGCCGTTCGGTCTGACGATAAGGGCCATAAGCGCCGCCGGCGTCGATTCCTTCGTTCCAGACAATGCCCAGCCAACGCAGGGCAGATTTAATATTCTCTTCCGATTCCCGGCTGGAGCGTTCCAAATCGGTATCCTCAATCCGCAGAACCAGCGTCCCGCCCTGTTTTTTCGCCAACAGCCAATTAAATAAAGCCGACCGGGCGCCGCCAATATGAAATGGCCCCGTGGGACTGGGCGCAAACCGCACCCGGAATTCACTGTT comes from Acetonema longum DSM 6540 and encodes:
- the gltX gene encoding glutamate--tRNA ligase, which produces MVNSEFRVRFAPSPTGPFHIGGARSALFNWLLAKKQGGTLVLRIEDTDLERSSRESEENIKSALRWLGIVWNEGIDAGGAYGPYRQTERLEFYQQYTDKLISEGKAYYCYCSEDELEAERQELSGKGETPRYLGRCRHLSEAQKQQFIAEGRKPTVRFHVPEHQQIVFSDQVRGVVSFESDGIGDFVIVKSDGIPVYNYAVVIDDALMHISHVIRAEEHLSNTPRQILLYQALGFQTPAFGHISLILGKDRTKMSKRHGATSVDQYRNLGYLPEAIVNFLALLGWAPAGEQELFTSEELIEQFSMDRVAKNPAVFDIDKLNWINAQYIKKLTADQLLALTLPHLIKSGYVNEEDLTPEKKAWLEMVVWAVREQLSFGAQIVDHVGIFFSDEFEFESQEARDILLDPDIPQVMDAFRDKLAAVETLDIPATQALMKSIAKELKLPNKKVFMPIRVALTGQMHGPELFSLAPILGKERSLKRLERSLERVR